The Leisingera daeponensis DSM 23529 genome includes the window TTGCCGGCATCCATCTTGGGCGGCGGGGCCGGAGCTGCGGCAGCTTCACGCAGCGCTGCGGGGGCGGGCGGGATCTTCGGCTGCGGCGCGGCGGCGCCGGCCTGATCCGCGGGCTTGGCCGCAACAGCGGCCCCCAGCGGTTTCGCCGCAAGAGGCGGCGGAACCCGGTCAGGCGCCGGCGCCGGACCCTGAACGGGCGGGGCAGAGGAGTTTGCGGCCGAAGCTTTGCTGCGGATGCTGGAGAACCCGTTGCCCTCCTGCGCGGAGCCGCCGGCTGCCGGTGCCGGCGGCGCAGGCGGAAGTCTGACCGGCGCCTTCGCATCGGCGGGAGGCGCCGGGGCATCCGCGGGCGCGCTCTCTTTTGCCGCATCCGCATCCGGTTCCTGCACGGGCGCCCGGGGCGGCTGCGGCGGGTCCAGTCTGGCGGCTGCTGCGGGCGTCTGCTTCTCCGCCGGCTGTTCGGCGGCAGTATCCGCGGACGGCTCCGGTGTGTCCTCTGCCGGGGCGGGCGCGCTTTCTTCTGCCTTGTGCTCTGCCGCTGGCGCCGGCAGCTTGGCCGGGCCGACAACCTCCACCGCGTCGCTGTCGGGCTCTACTTCGGTGCCGCGGATCGCGCGGGTGGTGCCAAAGAAGGGCTCGCCCTGAAATCCGCTGTCTTCGGGTGCCGCGACAAAACTCACCGGGCCAAAGCCATGCTCCACCGCGAAGGTTTCCGCCTCGTCCAGCGTTTCCAGCGCCACGGCGGCAACATGGGTCAGGCCGCCGTCCGCGCTGATATCAAAAGCCAGCTCATCCACAGCATAGGGCGTCGCCCCTTCGAGCGCAGTCCTGGCGGCGGCAATCCGCTCTTCCGCGGGCATTTCACCGGTCTCGACCGTCAGATAACGGATCTGGTCATCGGGCAGGATCAGCTTGCTGAACACGCCGTCCGGCGTCAGCCGCAGCGCATCGGCGCGGATGTCCGCCAGTGCAGCGGGCAGATCCCCGGCGTCAAACGGGGTGCTGCCCACGTGCCGCCAGCCGTCCTCGGCGCGATAAAGAAGCGCAATACCATCAGCGGAAAGCGAAAGAGCAAAAGCCGGTTTCATGCCTTGGGTCAAACCATCCAAATCCATACTGCCCGGGGCCGCCCGACGCGCCCGGTGTTTTGCCGCGGACCTTAAAGCAGGAGATTGCCGAGTTAAAGGAAAAGACTGACGGCGGGGCTTGCGGGCGGCAGTTTGCCGTCCCCATCTAATGGGCATTCGAAAAAGGAGCTTTTGAAGATGAAAGCAAGGAAACTTCTGGCCGCCGCACTGATGCTGTCGATGGGCGCAGGCGCTGCAGCCGCAAGCGAGGCCGCCGCCCCGCGGCAGATCACGGTCTATGGCGAAAGCATGCTGCAGGTGGCGCCGGAACTGGCAACCATCACTCTGGGCGTGACCGAGGAGGCAGAGGAAGCCGCTGCTGCCATGGCGGCGGTATCCGAGGCAATGGAGGCGGTGATTGCGCAGCTTAAAGACGGCGGCATCGCCGGCGCCGACATGCAGACCCAGCAGATTGCGATGCATCCGGTCTGGTCGCAGGACCGCTCCTACGACAACGGCGGCCGGCGCGAGATCACCGGCTTTCAGGCATCGAACACGCTGATGGTGCGGGTGCGCGATCTGGACCGTCTGGGGCCGGTGCTGGACACGGTGCTGACCGCGGGCGCCAACCAGTTCCAGGGGCTGAGCTTTGGCGTTGAGGATCCTGCCGCAGTCACCGACAGGATCCGCGGCGAGGCGGTCAAGGATGCGATGCGCAAGGCGCAGCAGCTTGCTGAAGCGGCTGGCATGGAGCTGGGCCCGGTGCGCACAATCACCGAGAACGGCAGCGGCGGCGGGCCGCGTCCGATGATGGCCATGGACATGGCCCGCAACGAGGCGATGCCGGTCGAAGCGGGCGAGCTGACCTTCACCCATAATGTCTC containing:
- a CDS encoding SIMPL domain-containing protein — translated: MKARKLLAAALMLSMGAGAAAASEAAAPRQITVYGESMLQVAPELATITLGVTEEAEEAAAAMAAVSEAMEAVIAQLKDGGIAGADMQTQQIAMHPVWSQDRSYDNGGRREITGFQASNTLMVRVRDLDRLGPVLDTVLTAGANQFQGLSFGVEDPAAVTDRIRGEAVKDAMRKAQQLAEAAGMELGPVRTITENGSGGGPRPMMAMDMARNEAMPVEAGELTFTHNVSVVFDMTEPGGAASE